CTGTATCTGTAACAGATAAGTGGCGTAGGTATTGACGTGACTTCTGTAACCGTAAGCGTGTGAAGTAGTCTTTGGGGCATTGATTGGTGATTAATTTAAATTTCTGACTGAAATTGGAGATCGACATATCAACCTCTTCTGCAATATCAGAGATAGACATGTAGTTGCCTTGGGTAGAGTTCATCAGCCGAATCGCTTTATTGATTGGGTGATGCTGGTGGTGTTGAATGATTTCGTGACACCCCTGAATTTTCATTAATTCATAAACCAACTCTTGGCAGGTGATGTCGACGAGAAACTTCATATTAAGATCTCGTTCAGCCATGATTTCTTGCATTCGACCTTGTAAGGCAGACAAGCGATGAGAGATCGAATCAAGGAAGAAAGTGGAGTAAGTGATGTTTTTTGATGGTTCAATCTCCAATTGAGACGATACCTTCTGATTGACATCGTTAATAAGCTGATCGCTAAATTCATATACTAATGCACGCGTGTATTCGGACATCGACATATACACATTCGAGTGTGGTGGTAATAATATGAATTGGTCACGATTGTAAACGAATTGCTCAGATTGATTGATACTGACCGTTTTTGCACCATCGATAATGGTGCATAAGCGTGGTGCATCATACGAGCGATATTCATCGTTATAGTGTTTTGGTAAATCGTAATAGAGCAGGTTTAAACTATCAGTTGCAAAGGCGTACTCGGTTTCTGCTACCTTGTTAAAATTATGAATTTTATACACAAAGCACCTCGCAATGAACGGATAGACTAATTACGGCAGATTATAATGGAGGGTGACGTTATCCACTATATGAATCAAAACGCTTACACAGTGAGTGGTTTTTATTTTCTTCATATAAATAAGTAAGATAGCGATAGAAAAGAAAGTAGCTATTTATTAACTTTGTGACCAGTAACGAAATGAGAAAGATTAAGAAATAGCCCAACAAGAAAAGGTAGAAATACTTGTTGGGCTGGCTTAGTGACAAAGAGTGATACCTCTTCTATTGGTGACATGAAGATAGAAGAGGTAAAGGGACCGATAGCTTGGGGTTGTCTCGGTCTCTCACTCACTCAATGCTTAAGCAACTTCTTCTAGTTCTTCATTGAAGTGGTATACCACTTTCTTAACGTTAAATAGGTGTTCAGGGCCCACGTTGTCAGATACTGAGCTACCGCCAACAGCGCCACAGCCTAGAGTCAATGCTGGAGTTAGGTCTGTAGTCGCGCCGATGCCGCCTAGAGCGCTTGGCGTATTTACAAGACAACGAGAAACAGGCATGCGTAGTGAAAACGCTTGAATAACGCTCTGATTGTTTGAGTGAATAGAAGCAGTATGGCCAGCGCCTTCATTTTCTAGAAGTTCTGCACAACGGTTGATAGCTGCTTGGTTGTCTTCTTCTACGTAGAACGCAAGGATAGCAGTCAGTTTTTCACGAGAATATGGGTTAGTCTTGCTGACTGTGTTTTGCTCAGATAGCAAAATACGAGTGTTTTCTGGAATAGTTAGGCCAGCAAGATCTGCCACGTATTGCGCTGTTTTACCAACGATTTGTGGGTTCATTGTTCCATTTTCACGAAGAATGAATTTGCCTAATTTTTCTGATTCTTCTGCAGTTAGGAAGTAACCACCATTTTTCACAACTTCAGTGCGTACGCGCTCTTCCATTGATTTTTCTACAACGATAGATTGTTCTGAGGCACAGATAACACCGTTGTCGAATGTTTTACTTAGGAAGATTTTTTCTACTGCTTTAGTTACGTTGGCTGATTTTTCAATGTAAGCCGGTGAGTTACCTGGACCAACACCGATTGCAGGGTTACCTGAACTGTATGCTGCGCGAACCATTGCTTCGCCACCAGTTGCAAGGATAAGAGCAGTATCGTGGTTTTTCATTAGCTCTTGAGTTGCTTCAAGAGAGGGTTTGCTAATGCAACCAATGATGCCTGCTGGAGCGCCTGCTGCTAGTGCTGCTTCGTAAACAACTTTTGCAGTTTCAGTGATAGATTTTAGTGCCGTTGGGTGTGGAGAAACAACGATACCATTACCTGATTTAATCGCTACAATCGCTTTATAGATAGTAGTAGATGTTGGGTTTGTTGAAGGTACTAACGCTGCTAAAACCCCCATTGGAACCGCGACATCCATAGTGCGTGTTACAGGATCAGTACTTAAAATACCGACTGTTTTTTGATCTTTTATGTGCTCAAGAAGCTGTTTACTTGCAAATTCATTTTTAACGACTTTGTCTGCAGCATTACCGAAGCCAGTTTCTTCTGCAGCCATAGTGGCTAAACGGATGCTTTCACGTAGTGCCGCATCAGCCATGCTTTTTACAATGGCATCGATTTTTTCTTGAGAGAAAGTTTTTAGCACAAGTTGTGCTTGTTTAGCTTGTTGAATTAGGTCAATCGCTTCTTGTACAGAATCGTTAATCACTGTTTCACGTGTCATGGGAGTGTCTCCGGTTTTGTACTCACTATGTTGTGAGCTTTCCATGGCGCGAATAATAACAATGAGGTCATTTAGCAACTAATTCACATTTTAAAAAAATAGCTCATTTTTTAATGAAACGATCTAATGGTTAAAATACGTGATCTAGGTTCGATCTTAATTAACATAATTATATTTTCCTCTTCTAGTTGCTTGATGATATTTGGTTTATTTCAACTGTTTGTGTTTGATAAAACTGACGAATAGGGGTGAAACACGCTAGACTAGCGCTAAGGTCAACTGCCTCTAATTCATTCCTATGGAGTCTTGAATGAAACCGATGAAGAACCTTGCCCAGTACTATGTTGATTTGCTGGTAAAGCTGGGCATATTGCGTTTCTCTATATTATTAGCACTAGCACTGGTTGCTTTAGCTGTGGTGGTGCAGGTTGGTATAACTCTCGCCTTAAAAGGTCATGTGGACGATATCGATATCGTGCGCTCGGTCTTCTTTGGTTTACTTATTACTCCGTGGGCGGTGTACTTTCTTTCTGTCGTGGTTGATCAGCTAGAAGAGTCACGCCAACGTTTATCTAAATTGGTTTCAAAGCTCAAAGATATGCGAGCCCGCGACCAAGTGCTTAATCAAAAGCTTCAGCAAAATATCGTTAAACTGAACCAAGAAATCGAAGAGCGGATTAAAGCGGAAGAAGCTCGCGAAATGGCGATGATCGATTTAGAAGCGGAAGTTCGTCAGCGGGAAAAAACGCAACTTGAATTGGCAGAAAGAACGGCGTTACTTCGTTCTTTCATCGATGCATCTCCAGACCTTATCTATTATCGTAATGCTAATGGCGTCTTTTCTGGTTGTAACCGTGCGATGGAAGAACTCACTGGGCGCAGCGAACATGAATTAGTGGGCTTAACGCCTTGGGATGTGTACCGCAAAGAGATTGCCCAATCAATTGTAGAAACAGACCAAGAAGTTTTTACTAACGATAGCCCTCTTACGTATGAACAGTGGTTAGAGTATCCAGATGGTCGTAAGAGCTATTTTGAATTACGCAAAGTGCCTTTTTACAGCAAAGAAGGCGATCATTTAGGTTTGGTGGGATTTGGGCGTGATATTACTGAACGTAAACGTCATGAAGAATCCTTAGAAAAGGCCAGCCGAGATAAAACCACTTTTATTTCCACTATCAGTCATGAATTACGCACACCACTTAATGGTATCGTTGGTTTGAGCCGTATGCTGCTGGATACGACATTAACTCAAGAACAGCGTAAACAGATGCAAACTATCAATGTCAGTGCTGTCACGCTCGGTAATATCTTTAACGATATTATTGATATGGATAAATTTGACCGCCGTAAATTAGAACTCCTTCCGGCACCACTCGATTTTGAAGAGTTCGTTGTTGAGTTAGAAAGCCTTTCTGCGTTAATGGCGGAACAAAAAGGGTTACGATTTGATCTGGAACGTTTGACTGATTTACCTAAAATTATTGAGGTGGATGCGACTCGTTTACGTCAAGTTTTGTGGAATGTCATTAGTAATGCGATGAAGTTCACTAAAGAAGGCGGTGTCGTTATGACGGTGAGCTCTGAAACGATAGATGATGGTAGTAAAGCCGAAATTACCATGGACATTGAAGATACTGGGATAGGGATTCCGGAATCTGAAATTGATAAGATTTTTGCTATGTATTATCAAGTTAAATCCGGTAAAGATAATTTACATGCCGTTGGAACGGGTATTGGTTTGTCGGTATCTCGCCAGTTAATTAATTTGATGGATGGGGATATCATGGTCAGTAGTGAAGAAGGTTACGGTAGTACCTTTACCATCACTATTCATGTTCCGCTAGTTGAAGATGCTGCTATTAACGAGCCTCAATATCATAACCAAAGAGCGCTAAATATCTTTATGGTTGAGGATATTGAGTTGAACGTAACCGTTGCTCGATCTTTATTAGAGAGTTTAGGTCATACGGTCACGGTGGCAATGACAGGTACAGAGGCGCTCGAAAAGTTTGTTCCTGAACTATACGATTTGGTGTTCTTAGATATTCAACTCCCCGATATGACCGGATTCGATATTGCTCAGTTACTGCGTAAACAATATAGCGATTTACCTCCTTTGGTCGCGCTAACTGCCAATGTGCTGAAAAATAAAAATGAATACCGAGAAAAAGGGATGGACGATGCGATCAGTAAACCGTTATCGGTTTCTGCTGTTCAAGAGGTGATTGCGAAAATGACAGGAAGCGATGAGCAAGTGAATGAACCGGCAATAGAACAAGCCCCGAGCCAATCCAATATGACAGATGAAGTTTATTTAAGGCTTCTGGATGTGGATATGTTAGAGTCATATGTCAGCATTGTTGGTGCGCAGCCTGTGGTCGACAGTATTGAGCTATTTGAACAAATGATGCCATCGTATATTGAAGTGTTAGATTCGAATATGGTGGCCAAAGATCAGGCAGGTATTGCCTCTGAAGCTCACAAGATTAAAGGGGCTGCAGGTTCGATTGGTCTAAAACGTATCCAAGGTATTGCGCAGAAAGCACAAACACCGGACGCTCCCGCTTGGTGGGAAAATATCACCGATTGGGTGGATGAAATTAAAAATGAATATCAATCGGATATTCAAGTTCTTAAACAGTGGTTAGCGCAAAGGAAGTAATATGAAAAAATTCGTACTCATCGCTTTGATGTCAGCTTTGACCGCCTGTGCTTTTTCTCCCAATGTAAATTGGAAGCAAGGTAGTTTAGCAGTATTGGCGCAAATCGATATTCAACTCAAAAGTAACCTTTGGACTGATCAACTGCCTAAAGTACAGGGCGCAGAGACTCAGAGCCTAAATGGCACATTAACACTAGAAACATCGGGTGAACTGCCGGCTGATCTCAACGTAAATCAATTAGTGATTAAGCAAGGGGATCAAGTCTGGACCATTGATGGTGATAATGTTGAGCTACGTACTCAAAGTGAAGATGTTTGGGAAGTCGTATTTCAGTCATCCATTGAAGTGAACGTTGATAAACCTGTTTCAGTGGCACTTGAATTATCTAATGATGGAAAAAATGCATGGTTAGTTGAGCACAATGTCTCGATTGACAAAGTATACTAATCTCTTCTTCAGAAGATAATCGTATTCACTGATGTAAAAATAAAGCCCCAGTTCAGTTTGAGCTGGGGCTTTTTAATCCATCGTACACTCTGCAATATTTTTGCGAGTTACTTTACTTAGTTGTTTTCTAAGTCACCACAGAAGCGGTAGCCTTCACCGTGAATCGTTGCAATAATTTCAGGTGTACCTGAAACAGATTCAAAGTGTTTACGAATACGACGAATGGTAACGTCAACCGTACGATCATGTGGTTTAAGCTCACGACCGGTCATTTTCTTCAATAAATCGGCACGAGTTTGAATTTTGCCCGGGTTTTCACAGAAGTGAAGCAAGGCACGGAATTCAGAACGAGGAAGCTTATAGCCATCACCACTTGGACTAACCAAAGAACGGCTGTTGATATCAAGAACCCAACCATTGAATTCGTATTTTTCAACAGAGCGTTTTTCTTCTTGTGACGCATTAGCGTTCATTGAACGACTGAGTAGGTTACGAGCACGAATGGTCAATTCTCGTGGGTTAAATGGTTTGGTAATGTAATCATCCGCACCAATTTCTAGCCCTAGAATTTTATCCACTTCATTATCGCGACCAGTTAAGAACATAAGAGCTACGTTAGCTTGTTCGCGTAATTCACGCGCGAGCAGAAGGCCGTTTTTACCTGGTAGATTAATATCCATAATGACCAGGTTGATCGGTTGTTCAGACAATACGCTGTGCATGTCTTCACCGTTACTTGCCTCAAAAACAGCGTATCCCTCTGCTTCAAAAATACTCTTTAGAGTGTTACGAGTCACCTGCTCGTCTTCAACAATAAGAATCTGCGGGGTTTGCATTGGCGTTACCTAAAATTGTGAAAAAACTGTGCTAATAGAACTCATACTAGGCAAAAATATAACATACATGTAATGTTATGTTGATCATAAAGCTATGTATTTTTAACGAAATACTAGTTGTAATTGCCCGCCATCCTTAGACATTAATGATTACTAAAGTCTCCTCTTAGTTACTGGTTCCACTAGTCTATGAAGCGGATTCTATAATGTTAACAGCATGCTAACAACGACCAAATGTTAATTCCAAGCACTTTGTTGATTTACATCAAGAGTTGTAATGTAAGCGTTATTAACAGTCGTAATCAAATGTAAATTGATGTGACTCAGGAGTGTTTATGCAAATTAATTCACATCTTTGGCAAGCTTATTCATCAGTAAGGTTTGACTTCAAAGCGTTAATTAATGCTGAATGTTATGCTGTGATCACAGCTTGGAACCCCGGAAGCGAAAGGTTGTCACATAATGAGAATTGCTTAAACAATCATCGTTTACAGCTCAAACTAAACGATTATGATTGGGTAAGTGTTGTGGTTGGCGACCCAGATTTTCAATGGTTCGAAGAGAGTTTTGCGGTTGCAATGCCACTTGAAGCAGCATTAGACCTAGCTCTCACTTTTAAACAAAACGCCATTTATTTTGTTAGAAATGGTGCACTTTATTTGTACTCTTGTGTCGATTCACACGTCGTACAATTAGGGTCATTAG
This DNA window, taken from Vibrio nitrifigilis, encodes the following:
- a CDS encoding helix-turn-helix transcriptional regulator, with amino-acid sequence MYKIHNFNKVAETEYAFATDSLNLLYYDLPKHYNDEYRSYDAPRLCTIIDGAKTVSINQSEQFVYNRDQFILLPPHSNVYMSMSEYTRALVYEFSDQLINDVNQKVSSQLEIEPSKNITYSTFFLDSISHRLSALQGRMQEIMAERDLNMKFLVDITCQELVYELMKIQGCHEIIQHHQHHPINKAIRLMNSTQGNYMSISDIAEEVDMSISNFSQKFKLITNQCPKDYFTRLRLQKSRQYLRHLSVTDTAYEVGYDNISYYIRQFKKEYGLTPKQYQLMEVR
- a CDS encoding acetaldehyde dehydrogenase (acetylating); this translates as MTRETVINDSVQEAIDLIQQAKQAQLVLKTFSQEKIDAIVKSMADAALRESIRLATMAAEETGFGNAADKVVKNEFASKQLLEHIKDQKTVGILSTDPVTRTMDVAVPMGVLAALVPSTNPTSTTIYKAIVAIKSGNGIVVSPHPTALKSITETAKVVYEAALAAGAPAGIIGCISKPSLEATQELMKNHDTALILATGGEAMVRAAYSSGNPAIGVGPGNSPAYIEKSANVTKAVEKIFLSKTFDNGVICASEQSIVVEKSMEERVRTEVVKNGGYFLTAEESEKLGKFILRENGTMNPQIVGKTAQYVADLAGLTIPENTRILLSEQNTVSKTNPYSREKLTAILAFYVEEDNQAAINRCAELLENEGAGHTASIHSNNQSVIQAFSLRMPVSRCLVNTPSALGGIGATTDLTPALTLGCGAVGGSSVSDNVGPEHLFNVKKVVYHFNEELEEVA
- the arcB gene encoding aerobic respiration two-component sensor histidine kinase ArcB, with translation MKNLAQYYVDLLVKLGILRFSILLALALVALAVVVQVGITLALKGHVDDIDIVRSVFFGLLITPWAVYFLSVVVDQLEESRQRLSKLVSKLKDMRARDQVLNQKLQQNIVKLNQEIEERIKAEEAREMAMIDLEAEVRQREKTQLELAERTALLRSFIDASPDLIYYRNANGVFSGCNRAMEELTGRSEHELVGLTPWDVYRKEIAQSIVETDQEVFTNDSPLTYEQWLEYPDGRKSYFELRKVPFYSKEGDHLGLVGFGRDITERKRHEESLEKASRDKTTFISTISHELRTPLNGIVGLSRMLLDTTLTQEQRKQMQTINVSAVTLGNIFNDIIDMDKFDRRKLELLPAPLDFEEFVVELESLSALMAEQKGLRFDLERLTDLPKIIEVDATRLRQVLWNVISNAMKFTKEGGVVMTVSSETIDDGSKAEITMDIEDTGIGIPESEIDKIFAMYYQVKSGKDNLHAVGTGIGLSVSRQLINLMDGDIMVSSEEGYGSTFTITIHVPLVEDAAINEPQYHNQRALNIFMVEDIELNVTVARSLLESLGHTVTVAMTGTEALEKFVPELYDLVFLDIQLPDMTGFDIAQLLRKQYSDLPPLVALTANVLKNKNEYREKGMDDAISKPLSVSAVQEVIAKMTGSDEQVNEPAIEQAPSQSNMTDEVYLRLLDVDMLESYVSIVGAQPVVDSIELFEQMMPSYIEVLDSNMVAKDQAGIASEAHKIKGAAGSIGLKRIQGIAQKAQTPDAPAWWENITDWVDEIKNEYQSDIQVLKQWLAQRK
- the arcA gene encoding two-component system response regulator ArcA, whose protein sequence is MQTPQILIVEDEQVTRNTLKSIFEAEGYAVFEASNGEDMHSVLSEQPINLVIMDINLPGKNGLLLARELREQANVALMFLTGRDNEVDKILGLEIGADDYITKPFNPRELTIRARNLLSRSMNANASQEEKRSVEKYEFNGWVLDINSRSLVSPSGDGYKLPRSEFRALLHFCENPGKIQTRADLLKKMTGRELKPHDRTVDVTIRRIRKHFESVSGTPEIIATIHGEGYRFCGDLENN
- a CDS encoding DUF3293 domain-containing protein — its product is MQINSHLWQAYSSVRFDFKALINAECYAVITAWNPGSERLSHNENCLNNHRLQLKLNDYDWVSVVVGDPDFQWFEESFAVAMPLEAALDLALTFKQNAIYFVRNGALYLYSCVDSHVVQLGSLEEKLK